Proteins encoded in a region of the Methylobacterium radiotolerans JCM 2831 genome:
- a CDS encoding VOC family protein, which translates to MEFLHTMVRVADLDRALAFYVDTFGLKEVRRVENEKGRFTLVFLAAPGDVERAAATKSPLIELTYNWDPETYSGGRNFGHLAYQVDDIYGFCARLQEKGVTINRPPRDGYMAFVKSPDGISIEILQKGGAKEPQEPWKSMENTGTW; encoded by the coding sequence ATGGAATTTCTGCACACCATGGTCCGCGTCGCCGACCTCGACCGGGCGCTCGCCTTCTACGTCGACACGTTCGGCCTGAAGGAGGTGCGCCGGGTCGAGAACGAGAAGGGCCGCTTCACCCTCGTGTTCCTCGCCGCGCCCGGTGATGTCGAGCGGGCCGCGGCGACCAAGTCGCCGCTGATCGAGCTCACGTACAACTGGGATCCGGAGACCTACTCGGGCGGGCGCAATTTCGGCCATCTCGCCTATCAGGTCGACGACATCTACGGCTTCTGCGCCAGGCTGCAGGAGAAGGGCGTCACCATCAACCGGCCACCGCGCGACGGCTACATGGCCTTCGTGAAGTCGCCGGACGGCATTTCCATCGAGATCCTCCAGAAGGGCGGCGCCAAGGAGCCGCAGGAGCCGTGGAAGTCGATGGAGAACACCGGCACCTGGTAG
- the rsmH gene encoding 16S rRNA (cytosine(1402)-N(4))-methyltransferase RsmH → MSRRRPAPESSPRHDGADAPPEPHVPVLLAEVVEALGTEGGTAVDGTFGAGGYTRALLAADPALQVVAIDRDPTAIAGGQALVAESGGRLRLLPGRFGDLDGLLAEAGIAQVDRVVLDIGVSSMQLDAPERGFSFRSDGPLDMRMACDGPSAADLVNEADETVLADIIYHFGEERRSRAVARTILEARRRGRIETTAQLAELVAGVVRTEPGSHIHPATRTFQGLRIAVNDELGELVRALHAAERVLRPGGRLAVVTFHSLEDRIVKQFFAARSGRSAQGSRHLPGGPVETVRSFRPVTKGPVLPGEAETARNPRARSAKLRAAERTESDVPEPLAALTALASLPDAARGHRR, encoded by the coding sequence ATGAGCCGGCGCCGCCCCGCTCCCGAGAGTTCGCCCCGTCACGACGGCGCCGATGCGCCGCCCGAGCCGCACGTGCCCGTCCTCCTCGCGGAGGTCGTCGAGGCGCTCGGCACCGAGGGCGGGACCGCGGTCGACGGCACGTTCGGTGCCGGCGGCTACACCCGCGCGCTGCTCGCGGCCGATCCGGCCCTGCAGGTCGTCGCGATCGATCGCGACCCCACGGCGATCGCGGGCGGGCAGGCGCTCGTCGCCGAGTCCGGCGGGCGCCTGCGCCTCCTGCCCGGCCGCTTCGGCGACCTCGACGGCCTCCTCGCGGAGGCCGGTATCGCGCAGGTCGACCGGGTCGTCCTCGATATCGGGGTCTCGTCGATGCAGCTCGACGCGCCGGAGCGGGGCTTCTCGTTCCGCAGCGACGGCCCCCTCGACATGCGCATGGCCTGCGACGGGCCGAGCGCCGCCGACCTCGTGAACGAGGCCGACGAGACCGTTCTGGCCGACATCATCTACCATTTCGGCGAGGAGCGGCGCTCGCGGGCGGTCGCGCGGACGATCCTCGAGGCGCGCCGCCGGGGGCGGATCGAGACCACCGCGCAGCTGGCCGAGCTCGTCGCCGGCGTGGTGCGGACCGAGCCCGGCAGCCACATCCACCCGGCGACGCGGACCTTCCAGGGCCTGCGGATCGCCGTCAACGACGAGCTCGGCGAGCTGGTCCGTGCCCTGCACGCGGCCGAGCGCGTGCTCAGGCCCGGCGGCCGGCTCGCCGTCGTGACGTTCCACTCGCTCGAGGATCGGATCGTCAAGCAGTTCTTCGCGGCGCGCAGCGGCCGCTCAGCGCAGGGCTCGCGCCATCTGCCCGGCGGCCCCGTCGAGACCGTCCGCAGCTTCCGCCCCGTCACCAAGGGTCCGGTCCTGCCGGGCGAGGCCGAGACTGCCCGGAACCCGCGCGCCCGCTCGGCCAAGCTCCGGGCCGCGGAGCGCACCGAATCCGACGTTCCCGAACCGCTGGCCGCGCTGACCGCGCTGGCGAGCCTGCCCGACGCGGCCCGAGGCCATCGCCGATGA
- the pepN gene encoding aminopeptidase N, which translates to MRTETPPLIRLEEYRPSDYLIDRVDLDIRLDPHATRIDATLTLRPNPAGVPAAPLTLDGDDLRLVSAELDGAPLPPDAYAATPSGLILRDPPRRPFALRLVTEVDPTANTKLMGLYRSNGVYCTQCEADGFRRITYFLDRPDVLSVYTTRIEADRADAPVLLGNGNPVETGEAGPDRHFAIWHDPHPKPAYLFALVGGRLGKVETRFTTMEGRPVTCAVYVEPGKEDRAGYALDAVIRSMAWDETAFGRAYDLDVFNVVAVSDFNMGAMENKGLNIFNDKYVLASPETATDGDYAAIEAIIAHEYFHNWSGNRVTCRDWFQLCLKEGLTVFRDQEFSSDMRSRPVHRIAEVRSLRARQFPEDAGPLRHPVRPRAYAEINNFYTATVYDKGAEIVRMLRTLIGPEAFRAGMDRYYADNDGRAATVEDFLAAFAAVTGRGLDAFARWYERPGTPRLAVTTAYDPAAARYTLRFAQSLPGGSAEPDGPPLVIPVALGLVGASGPLDGATCPDVRDGVYVLDRPEAEIVFDAIAEEPVPSLLRDFSAPVRLDLALTDAERMRLLAQDSDPFNRWQAAQDVALRLILEPDADRTEAFAAALGQFLEDEALADPAFAALVLALPSEGEAADAVPADVDPDAIHRARFDLRARLGQALRPRLESIDAALAPEAGAPYSPDAASAGRRSLRNAALDLIAAGDPRAGAARAAERLTEATNMTDRLAALGTLALIPGETREAAFAAFAARYADEPLVLDKWFAIQAQIPEPGTLDRIARLQEHPAFTLTNPNRVRALIGSFAFGNPTQFARRDGAGFARVTDTVAALDSTNPQVAARLLTAFGSWRRLEKSRGARAVEMLNGIKAIPGLSRDTADILARTLGDG; encoded by the coding sequence ATGCGCACCGAGACGCCGCCGCTGATCCGCCTCGAGGAATACCGGCCCAGCGACTACCTGATCGATCGCGTCGACCTCGACATCCGTCTCGATCCGCACGCGACCCGCATCGACGCGACGCTGACGCTGCGGCCGAACCCGGCCGGTGTGCCGGCGGCGCCGCTCACTCTCGACGGCGACGATCTCCGCCTGGTCTCGGCCGAACTCGACGGCGCGCCGCTGCCGCCCGACGCCTACGCGGCGACGCCGTCCGGCCTCATCCTCCGCGATCCGCCGCGGCGGCCCTTCGCGCTGCGTCTCGTCACGGAGGTGGACCCGACCGCCAACACGAAGCTGATGGGCCTCTACCGGTCGAACGGCGTCTACTGCACCCAGTGCGAGGCCGACGGTTTCCGGCGGATCACATACTTCCTCGATCGGCCGGACGTGTTGTCGGTCTACACCACGCGCATCGAGGCCGACCGGGCCGACGCGCCGGTCCTGCTCGGCAACGGCAATCCCGTCGAGACCGGCGAGGCCGGGCCGGACCGCCACTTCGCGATCTGGCACGATCCCCACCCGAAGCCCGCCTACCTGTTCGCCCTCGTGGGCGGCCGGCTCGGGAAGGTCGAGACGCGCTTCACCACGATGGAGGGCCGCCCCGTCACCTGCGCGGTCTACGTCGAGCCCGGCAAGGAAGACCGGGCGGGCTACGCCCTCGACGCCGTCATCCGCTCCATGGCCTGGGACGAGACCGCCTTCGGCCGCGCCTACGACCTCGATGTGTTCAACGTCGTCGCGGTGTCCGACTTCAACATGGGCGCCATGGAGAACAAGGGTCTCAACATCTTCAACGACAAATACGTCCTGGCGAGTCCCGAAACCGCGACAGACGGCGACTACGCCGCCATCGAGGCGATCATCGCCCACGAGTACTTCCACAACTGGTCCGGCAACCGCGTCACGTGCCGGGACTGGTTCCAGCTCTGCCTGAAGGAAGGGCTCACGGTCTTCCGCGACCAGGAATTCTCCTCCGACATGCGCTCCCGGCCGGTGCACCGCATCGCCGAGGTGCGCTCCCTGCGGGCGCGCCAGTTCCCCGAGGATGCCGGGCCGCTGCGGCACCCGGTGCGGCCGCGGGCCTATGCCGAGATCAACAACTTCTACACGGCGACCGTCTACGACAAGGGTGCCGAGATCGTCCGGATGCTGCGGACGCTGATCGGTCCCGAGGCCTTCCGGGCCGGCATGGACCGGTACTACGCCGACAATGACGGGCGCGCCGCCACCGTGGAGGACTTCCTCGCCGCCTTCGCGGCGGTGACCGGGCGCGGTCTCGACGCCTTCGCCCGCTGGTACGAGCGTCCCGGCACGCCCCGCCTCGCCGTCACGACCGCGTACGATCCGGCCGCCGCGCGCTACACGCTCCGGTTCGCCCAGAGCCTGCCCGGCGGGAGCGCGGAGCCCGACGGGCCGCCCCTGGTGATCCCCGTGGCCCTCGGTCTCGTCGGGGCGTCCGGGCCGCTGGACGGCGCGACCTGCCCGGACGTCCGGGACGGCGTCTACGTTCTCGACCGCCCGGAGGCCGAGATCGTGTTCGACGCGATCGCCGAGGAGCCGGTCCCCTCGCTCCTGCGCGACTTCTCGGCGCCGGTGCGGCTCGACCTCGCCCTGACCGACGCGGAGCGGATGCGGCTCCTCGCGCAGGACAGCGACCCGTTCAACCGCTGGCAGGCCGCGCAGGACGTGGCATTGCGGCTGATCCTCGAGCCAGACGCCGACCGGACGGAGGCGTTCGCCGCGGCACTCGGCCAATTCCTCGAAGACGAAGCCCTGGCCGACCCGGCCTTCGCGGCCCTGGTCCTGGCGCTGCCGAGCGAGGGCGAGGCCGCCGACGCGGTGCCGGCCGACGTGGATCCCGACGCGATCCACCGCGCGCGGTTCGACCTGCGGGCGCGTCTCGGCCAGGCCCTGCGGCCGCGGCTCGAATCGATCGACGCGGCGCTCGCGCCGGAGGCCGGCGCGCCCTACAGCCCCGACGCCGCCTCGGCGGGACGCCGGTCGCTCCGCAACGCGGCCCTCGACCTGATCGCCGCCGGCGATCCCCGGGCGGGCGCCGCCCGCGCCGCCGAGCGCCTGACCGAGGCCACCAACATGACCGACCGGCTCGCCGCCCTCGGCACGCTGGCGCTGATCCCGGGGGAGACCCGCGAGGCCGCCTTCGCGGCGTTCGCGGCCCGCTACGCCGACGAGCCCCTCGTCCTCGACAAGTGGTTCGCCATCCAGGCCCAGATCCCGGAGCCCGGCACCCTCGACCGGATCGCGCGGCTGCAGGAACACCCGGCCTTCACCCTGACCAACCCGAACCGCGTGCGGGCGCTGATCGGGAGCTTCGCGTTCGGCAATCCGACCCAGTTCGCCCGGCGCGACGGGGCGGGGTTCGCCCGCGTGACCGACACGGTCGCGGCGCTCGATTCGACCAACCCACAGGTTGCCGCGAGGCTCCTCACGGCCTTCGGATCCTGGCGCCGGCTGGAAAAATCACGCGGCGCCAGAGCGGTCGAAATGCTGAATGGGATCAAGGCGATCCCGGGGCTTTCCCGGGACACGGCCGACATCCTCGCGCGCACCCTCGGAGACGGCTAA
- a CDS encoding peptidoglycan D,D-transpeptidase FtsI family protein encodes MSDDADQTLDPAVEPAVSDHEAGLLEAAALAHAAGAPRPLEEEARVPEPRAERAKALLRSMFRLAIERSHMRVAMVGLVFVGVFGTISAKLLMMAIFGEPPSQEHRVAAASSTAFRPDIIDRNGEILATDIRTVSVFAEPGNIYDKDEAVELLTAVLPELNASELRAKLTQRKDKKGAGFVWVKRELTPKQQAEVHRLGIPGIGFLPDHKRVYPNGVAAAHILGATNLDGVGIAGMEKYIDSTGLQALNSFGLINKQADLKPVQLSIDLRAQFAVRDELAWGIDHFKAKAGASMILDVKTGEVIALVSMPDFDPNDPKDALSPDRINRMNVGVYEMGSTFKAMTLAMALDSGKYNVNSTFDTRGGVLNWGRQKIHEYHGTNRVITMPEVFTHSSNIGSAKMALGVGVPGHKAFLKKMGLLDRLRTELPESAAPIVPSRWTEINTITIAFGHGIAVAPIQAAAAVAAIANGGDLMTPTFLKTTPEAAKARAAHVLSGQTSEAMRYIMRLNASEGSAKKAAIPYYFVGGKTGTAEKVIGGRYIHNRLFTTFMAAAPMNDPKYLFVTIMDEPQGLPESGGYATAAWNSGVVTGKVIERVAPILGLPPQFEPPVRPFPQMVKLNAYHVNQLGGP; translated from the coding sequence GTGTCCGATGACGCCGACCAGACCCTAGACCCGGCGGTCGAGCCCGCCGTGTCGGACCACGAGGCGGGGCTGCTCGAAGCCGCCGCGCTGGCGCATGCCGCCGGCGCGCCACGCCCCCTGGAAGAGGAGGCGCGCGTGCCCGAGCCGCGCGCCGAGCGCGCCAAGGCGCTCCTGCGCAGCATGTTCCGGCTGGCGATCGAGCGCTCGCACATGCGCGTCGCGATGGTCGGGCTGGTCTTCGTCGGCGTGTTCGGGACGATCTCGGCCAAACTCCTGATGATGGCGATCTTCGGGGAGCCGCCCAGCCAGGAGCACCGGGTCGCGGCGGCGTCCTCGACCGCCTTCCGGCCCGACATCATCGACCGCAACGGCGAGATCCTGGCCACCGACATCCGTACGGTCTCGGTCTTCGCCGAGCCGGGCAACATCTACGACAAGGACGAGGCGGTCGAGCTGCTCACCGCCGTCCTGCCGGAACTCAACGCGTCCGAGCTGCGCGCGAAGCTGACGCAACGCAAGGACAAGAAGGGCGCGGGCTTCGTCTGGGTGAAGCGCGAGCTCACGCCGAAGCAGCAGGCCGAGGTTCACCGGCTCGGCATCCCGGGTATCGGCTTCCTGCCCGACCACAAGCGGGTCTACCCGAACGGCGTCGCCGCCGCCCACATCCTGGGCGCGACGAACCTCGACGGCGTCGGCATCGCCGGCATGGAGAAGTACATCGACTCCACCGGCCTGCAGGCCCTCAACAGCTTCGGGCTGATCAACAAGCAGGCCGACCTGAAGCCGGTGCAGCTGTCGATCGACCTGCGGGCGCAGTTCGCCGTGCGCGACGAGCTGGCCTGGGGCATCGACCACTTCAAGGCCAAGGCCGGCGCCTCGATGATCCTCGACGTGAAGACCGGCGAAGTCATCGCCCTCGTCTCCATGCCGGATTTCGACCCGAACGATCCGAAGGACGCGCTCTCGCCCGACCGGATCAACCGGATGAATGTCGGCGTCTACGAGATGGGCTCGACCTTCAAGGCGATGACCCTCGCCATGGCGCTCGATTCGGGCAAGTACAACGTCAACTCGACCTTCGACACCCGGGGCGGCGTGCTGAACTGGGGCCGGCAGAAGATCCACGAGTACCACGGCACCAACCGCGTCATCACCATGCCGGAGGTCTTCACGCACTCCTCCAACATCGGCTCCGCCAAGATGGCGCTCGGCGTCGGCGTGCCCGGCCACAAGGCCTTCCTGAAGAAGATGGGCCTGCTCGACCGGCTGCGCACCGAGCTGCCCGAGAGCGCGGCGCCGATCGTCCCGTCGCGCTGGACCGAGATCAACACCATCACCATCGCGTTCGGCCACGGCATCGCGGTGGCGCCGATCCAGGCGGCGGCCGCGGTGGCGGCCATCGCCAACGGCGGCGACCTGATGACGCCGACCTTCCTCAAGACGACGCCCGAGGCGGCGAAGGCCCGCGCCGCGCACGTGCTCTCCGGCCAGACCTCCGAGGCGATGCGCTACATCATGCGGCTCAACGCCTCCGAGGGGTCGGCCAAGAAGGCGGCGATCCCGTACTACTTCGTCGGCGGCAAGACCGGCACCGCCGAGAAGGTCATCGGCGGCCGCTACATCCACAACCGCCTGTTCACGACCTTCATGGCGGCCGCGCCGATGAACGATCCGAAGTACCTGTTCGTCACGATCATGGACGAGCCGCAGGGCCTGCCGGAATCGGGCGGCTACGCCACGGCGGCCTGGAATTCCGGCGTGGTGACCGGCAAGGTGATCGAGCGCGTGGCGCCGATCCTCGGCCTGCCGCCGCAATTCGAGCCGCCGGTGAGGCCGTTCCCGCAGATGGTCAAGCTCAATGCCTACCACGTCAACCAGCTCGGCGGCCCGTGA
- a CDS encoding UDP-N-acetylmuramoyl-L-alanyl-D-glutamate--2,6-diaminopimelate ligase, which yields MSARLADLFPEAAGPAADLTVSDLTADSRQVATGTVFVAVPGTKADGRRFAAQAAQRGAAAVAGEGTRPADLPDAVAWIPVADARRALALAAARLAGPQPETVVAVTGTAGKSSVADFVRQILARLGRDAASLGTVGIVTGRGAQYGSLTTPDPVTLHRTLARLAAEGVTDLAMEASSHGIEQRRLDGVRLDAAGFTNLGRDHLDYHASIEEYLAAKLRLFTDLLPPGRPAIVNADGAYAERVIAAAEAAGRPVRTVGRGGRDLRVEAVRTEGFAQAARVLFAGRARDLRLPLVGEFQVENALVAAGLALATPAGAADPDGVFAALDHLTGVPGRMERIGEARGGLCLVDYAHKPEALESVLTALRPFATGRLVAVFGCGGDRDRGKRPLMGAIAQRLADVVIVTDDNPRTEDAAAIRRAILDAAPGAEEIGDRSEAIHSAVSRLGPGDVLVVAGKGHETGQIVGDRTLPFSDHAVLRAAIAAAA from the coding sequence ATGAGCGCGCGGCTCGCCGACCTCTTCCCCGAGGCCGCCGGCCCCGCCGCGGACCTGACCGTCTCGGACCTCACGGCCGACAGCCGGCAGGTCGCGACCGGCACGGTGTTCGTCGCCGTGCCGGGGACGAAGGCCGACGGCCGCCGCTTCGCCGCGCAGGCCGCCCAGCGCGGCGCCGCCGCGGTGGCCGGTGAGGGGACCCGTCCCGCCGACCTGCCGGACGCGGTCGCCTGGATCCCCGTCGCCGACGCGCGCCGGGCGCTCGCCCTGGCCGCGGCCCGTCTCGCGGGTCCGCAGCCCGAGACCGTCGTGGCGGTGACCGGCACCGCCGGGAAGAGCTCGGTGGCGGACTTCGTCCGCCAGATCCTGGCGCGCCTCGGCCGCGACGCCGCGAGCCTCGGCACCGTCGGTATCGTCACCGGTCGCGGCGCGCAGTACGGCTCCCTCACCACCCCGGACCCGGTGACGCTGCACCGGACGCTGGCGCGGCTCGCCGCGGAGGGCGTCACCGACCTCGCCATGGAGGCGTCCTCCCACGGGATCGAGCAGCGCCGGCTCGACGGCGTGCGGCTGGACGCGGCCGGCTTCACCAATCTCGGCCGCGATCATCTCGACTATCACGCGAGCATCGAGGAGTACCTCGCGGCCAAGCTGCGCCTGTTCACCGACCTGCTGCCGCCGGGACGCCCCGCCATCGTCAACGCCGACGGCGCCTATGCCGAGCGGGTGATCGCCGCGGCCGAGGCCGCCGGCCGGCCGGTCCGCACGGTCGGGCGCGGCGGCCGGGACCTGCGCGTCGAGGCGGTCCGCACGGAGGGGTTCGCGCAGGCCGCCCGCGTCCTGTTCGCGGGCCGGGCCCGGGACCTGCGCCTGCCGCTCGTCGGCGAGTTCCAGGTCGAGAACGCCCTGGTGGCGGCCGGCCTCGCGCTGGCCACCCCGGCGGGGGCGGCCGATCCCGACGGGGTCTTCGCGGCCCTCGACCACCTCACGGGCGTCCCCGGCCGCATGGAGCGGATCGGCGAGGCGCGGGGCGGACTCTGTCTCGTCGACTACGCGCACAAGCCCGAGGCCCTGGAGAGCGTCCTGACCGCCCTGCGGCCCTTCGCGACCGGCCGGCTGGTCGCGGTGTTCGGCTGCGGCGGCGACCGCGACCGGGGCAAGCGGCCCCTGATGGGCGCCATCGCGCAGCGGCTCGCCGACGTCGTGATCGTCACGGACGACAACCCGCGCACAGAGGACGCGGCCGCCATCCGCCGGGCCATCCTGGACGCGGCGCCGGGCGCGGAGGAGATCGGCGACCGGTCGGAGGCGATTCACAGCGCCGTCAGCCGGCTCGGACCGGGCGACGTGCTGGTCGTGGCCGGCAAGGGTCATGAAACCGGCCAGATCGTGGGAGATCGCACGCTGCCGTTCTCGGACCACGCGGTCCTGCGCGCCGCGATCGCCGCGGCGGCCTGA
- a CDS encoding acyltransferase family protein — protein MIGLDAARFIAAMLVMTFHLGAYAWQAPLSTAGRAFDSAAAYPGLFAWTWFGWIGVELFFVISGFVIAYSAEHATARAFLRSRLLRLVPAVWICATLTALVSLAIGRMGSVPHVLRAYLDCVLFVPVEPWLDGVYWTLGVEIAFYALVFALLRLGRFRSVGPVCAAVGGASTLFWVATLAVPSLGTVAASRVAELTLLRHGCFFALGVFLWLSLVKGPTAGRLCVIAACAVGTLIEIGDAAESFLFQMSRSESPLLPRLVFAACVLMIVASVRGNAWLRARLGERGCALARRLGLMTYPLYLLHNVDGAALIHRLVGAGVPPHAALVVACCAMLLTSFAVMRWAEPFVRGCLSAALDRIGLDRPLLAEGRPAPGL, from the coding sequence ATGATCGGTCTCGATGCGGCGCGATTTATCGCCGCAATGCTGGTCATGACGTTTCATCTTGGCGCCTACGCTTGGCAGGCGCCGCTCTCGACGGCCGGGCGCGCCTTCGACTCCGCCGCGGCCTACCCCGGCCTGTTCGCCTGGACGTGGTTCGGATGGATCGGGGTCGAGCTGTTCTTCGTCATCTCGGGCTTCGTGATCGCCTACTCGGCCGAGCATGCGACCGCGCGCGCCTTCCTGCGCAGCCGCCTCCTGCGCCTCGTGCCCGCGGTCTGGATCTGCGCCACGCTCACCGCCCTCGTCTCGCTCGCCATCGGCCGCATGGGATCCGTCCCGCACGTGCTGCGGGCCTATCTCGACTGCGTGCTGTTCGTTCCGGTCGAGCCGTGGCTGGACGGGGTCTACTGGACCCTCGGCGTGGAGATCGCGTTCTACGCGCTCGTCTTCGCGCTGCTGCGGCTCGGGCGATTCCGGAGCGTCGGCCCGGTCTGCGCGGCGGTCGGCGGAGCCAGCACTCTCTTCTGGGTCGCGACCCTGGCTGTGCCGAGTCTCGGCACCGTCGCGGCGAGCCGCGTGGCCGAGCTGACGCTCCTGCGCCACGGCTGCTTCTTCGCGCTCGGCGTCTTCCTATGGCTGTCGCTGGTCAAGGGCCCGACGGCTGGACGCCTCTGCGTGATCGCCGCCTGCGCGGTCGGGACACTCATCGAGATCGGCGACGCGGCCGAGTCGTTCCTGTTCCAGATGAGCCGGAGCGAGTCTCCGCTCCTCCCACGCCTCGTCTTCGCGGCCTGCGTCCTGATGATCGTCGCCAGCGTGCGCGGCAACGCGTGGCTCCGCGCGCGGCTCGGCGAGCGGGGCTGCGCGCTGGCCCGGCGGCTCGGGCTGATGACCTACCCGCTCTACCTCCTGCACAACGTCGACGGTGCCGCCCTGATCCATCGCCTCGTCGGCGCCGGGGTTCCGCCCCACGCGGCGCTCGTGGTCGCCTGCTGCGCCATGCTTCTCACGAGCTTCGCCGTCATGCGCTGGGCCGAGCCGTTCGTCCGGGGCTGCCTGTCCGCCGCGCTCGACAGGATCGGCCTCGATCGCCCTCTCCTCGCGGAGGGCCGCCCCGCCCCGGGGCTCTGA
- the ftsL gene encoding cell division protein FtsL, which yields MIRLLNLLAVAGLVASAIYAYSIKYDTLYQGGQVSKLQTALHKERQAIAVLRAEWQLLTRPDRLQAAVDKHLALEPIGTSHLARLSDLPARPERGDEIGRLLAATATPKDKGAIEPRTTGSITRTVTTTRTPTTASR from the coding sequence ATGATCCGCCTCCTGAACCTGCTGGCGGTGGCCGGCCTCGTCGCCTCGGCGATCTACGCCTACTCGATCAAGTACGACACGCTCTACCAGGGCGGTCAGGTCTCGAAGCTGCAGACGGCCCTGCACAAGGAGCGGCAGGCGATCGCCGTGCTCCGCGCCGAGTGGCAGCTCCTGACGCGGCCGGATCGCCTCCAGGCGGCCGTCGACAAGCACCTCGCCCTGGAGCCGATCGGCACCAGCCACTTGGCGCGCCTCTCGGACCTGCCGGCCCGGCCGGAGCGCGGGGACGAGATCGGCCGCCTGCTCGCCGCCACGGCGACGCCCAAGGACAAGGGTGCGATCGAGCCGCGCACGACCGGTTCGATCACCCGCACCGTCACCACGACCCGCACCCCGACGACGGCTTCGAGGTAA